One segment of Panicum virgatum strain AP13 chromosome 1K, P.virgatum_v5, whole genome shotgun sequence DNA contains the following:
- the LOC120649918 gene encoding uncharacterized protein LOC120649918 isoform X5, whose protein sequence is MEDKDKSDGWDEDLEEADELACVHKAVSTSFLASGISRRSKSEKKPRFSILGHGFVPYDVKTEILHIAGYEGSSGAPSTKVSQTMVAERLENIEEEPEDLAPEFPLPTKNANTSISELLEDLQGRSGSSGRKPSALHQHMLNIREQEVSSRVPPDKVSQALMAELFGNVKEESEDLPSEVTRPANKANLSVAELLEDLQGRSSSSVGTALLHQHTRYKDWKPKPPSSEKKTLAILGERSIDSEDPLEHIIDGTSSEEEGVTENHLTLVNKDVKQQTMADLFQEVFNPTNMEVAMLPLSSTGAGYHGRMQQIMQMEKDRHAEFLRQFNIEQGDSKGIIVQIVSRSLEGKPTVCCCLFQEKSNSTIRSDASTDHAMNESRTKRTIIFSPKICDNVDLLVGNIIRIFPPWSNSSEIGTARQTAQQQQLASISTPTVKPVNVKFDA, encoded by the exons ATGGAGGATAAGGATAAATCAGACGGGTGGGATGAGGATTTGGAAGAAGCTGATGAGTTGGCGTGTGTGCACAAAGCTGTTAGCACCTCTTTCCTTGCTTCTGGAATAAGCAGAA GGAGCAAAAGTGAAAAGAAGCCCAGATTCTCAATACTTGGACATGGTTTTGTTCCATATGATGTAAAGACAGAAATCTTGCATATTGCCGGGTACGAAGGTTCATCTGGAGCTCCATCAACTAAAGTTTCACAAACTATGGTGGCTGAACGGTTGGAAAATATCGAGGAAGAACCTGAAGATTTGGCACCGGAGTTTCCTCTTCCAACCAAGAATGCAAATACTTCAATTTCAGAGCTACTGGAAGATCTACAGGGTAGAAGTGGCTCTTCTGGCAGGAAACCATCTGCG TTGCACCAACACATGCTGAATATCAGGGAGCAAGAAGTTTCCTCTAGGGTTCCACCAGATAAAGTTTCACAAGCTTTGATGGCTGAACTTTTTGGAAACGTCAAGGAAGAATCTGAAGATCTGCCATCAGAGGTTACCCGTCCGGCGAACAAAGCAAATCTTTCAGTTGCTGAACTTCTAGAAGATCTACAGGGCAGAAGTAGCTCTTCTGTTGGGACAGCATTG TTGCACCAACACACGAGATATAAAGATTGGAAGCCAAAACCCCCCAGTTCCGAGAAGAAAACACTAGCTATTTTAGGAGAGAGGAGTATTGACAGTGAGGATCCCTTGGAGCATATAATTGATGGAACATCTAGTGAAGAGGAA GGTGTTACTGAAAACCACTTGACTTTGGTGAACAAAGATGTGAAGCAGCAAACTATGGCTGACCTCTTCCAAGAAGTTTTCAATCCAACAAACATGGAGGTTGCCATGCTTCCACtgagctcaacagg AGCTGGTTATCATGGAAGAATGCAACAGATCATGCAGATGGAAAAGGATAGGCATGCAGAGTTCTTGAGACAGTTTAATATAGAGCAAG GTGATTCAAAGGGAATTATTGTTCAGATTGTGTCAAGGTCGTTGGAAGGAAAGCCAACagtctgctgctgcttgttCCAGGAAAAGAGCAAT TCTACCATTAGAAGTGATGCCTCAACAGACCACGCTATGAATGAGAGCAGAACTAAGAGGACCATCATTTTCAGTCCAAAGATATGTGACAATGTGGATCTTCTGGTAGGAAACATAATTCGCATCTTCCCACCATG